Proteins encoded together in one Juglans regia cultivar Chandler chromosome 9, Walnut 2.0, whole genome shotgun sequence window:
- the LOC108980897 gene encoding uncharacterized protein LOC108980897 — protein MSFKEQLCKYGKGEVPVKDMLKMLMRDTVKADESKLPHICSLDWEFNLSSIFVEVNTPLGPYGTRSTAALTVNASGEVSFFEMFLDKDTWKEKTVSYYIRRPKSEIEN, from the exons ATGAGTTTTAAGGAACAATTGTGTAAATATGGTAAGGGAGAGGTACCTGTGAAAGATATGCTTAAGATGCTAATGAGAGACACAGTTAAAGCAGATGAAAGCAAATTACCTCATATTTGTTCCCTCGACTGGGAGTTCAACTTGAGCTCCATATTCGTTGAAGTCAACACCCCACTG GGACCTTATGGCACCAGGAGCACTGCTGCATTAACTGTAAACGCAAGTGGGGAAGTAAGCTTCTTTGAGATGTTTCTTGACAAGGAcacttggaaagaaaaaactgTTAGTTACTACATTCGGAGGCCGAAGTCAGAGATAGAGAATTGA